A genomic region of Pseudomonas sp. MPC6 contains the following coding sequences:
- a CDS encoding FAD-binding oxidoreductase, with product MKNTINLPHDDASCGWYAALPEQPPCKRLQGEQRADYTVIGAGFAGLAAARRLAEHYPEARILLVDAQRVAYGASGRNSGFVIDLPHKFALEHPDPAHKQRLLALNRAAIAQLQGLIQTHGIDCQWSHAGKYQGAVGPRGLAYLDHFEHLMSDLGEPFRRVERAELAQVVGSSHYSGAIYTPGCYLMQPAALVNGLGRTLPSNVELLEESPIQRLERDGQGGWILHGNQGRIRTAQLLLGTSIFTQEFGFLRNRLLPVMTFASWTRPLTDAELAAYGGQLDWGLTPADHAGTTVRMTQDRRLIIRNTYKHVPKYGQSTNDAMRDSVRKDHRKAFLTRFPQLAEVPFSHTWGGVYAISRNFTNFFGELEKGVYASACDNGVGAAWGTISGTLLADLAVGADSAQLRDIQAVTGMPSLNPPEPFLGLGVRSRIRLAAWNSRSEL from the coding sequence ATGAAAAACACCATCAACCTTCCCCATGACGATGCCAGCTGTGGCTGGTATGCGGCCTTGCCCGAGCAGCCACCCTGCAAACGCTTGCAGGGTGAACAGCGCGCCGACTACACCGTAATTGGCGCCGGCTTCGCTGGCCTGGCTGCGGCCCGCCGGTTGGCCGAGCACTATCCTGAGGCCCGAATCCTGCTGGTCGATGCCCAGCGCGTCGCTTATGGCGCCTCAGGGCGCAACTCGGGTTTTGTCATCGACCTGCCACACAAATTCGCCCTGGAACATCCGGACCCGGCGCACAAACAGCGTTTGCTCGCGCTCAATCGCGCCGCCATCGCCCAGTTGCAGGGATTGATTCAAACCCATGGAATCGATTGCCAATGGTCCCATGCCGGCAAGTATCAAGGTGCTGTAGGCCCTCGCGGGCTGGCTTATCTGGATCATTTTGAACACTTGATGAGCGACCTTGGTGAGCCGTTCCGTCGGGTCGAGCGTGCCGAGTTGGCTCAGGTGGTGGGCTCCAGTCATTACAGCGGCGCTATTTACACCCCGGGTTGCTACTTGATGCAGCCGGCAGCGTTGGTCAATGGCCTGGGGCGCACACTGCCGAGTAATGTCGAACTGCTTGAGGAATCACCGATCCAGCGCCTGGAACGTGACGGCCAGGGCGGCTGGATTCTGCACGGCAATCAGGGGCGGATTCGCACTGCACAGTTGTTGCTGGGTACCAGTATTTTCACGCAAGAGTTCGGTTTCCTGCGCAATCGCCTGTTGCCGGTGATGACCTTCGCCAGCTGGACTCGCCCCCTGACCGATGCCGAGTTGGCGGCCTACGGCGGTCAGCTCGATTGGGGGCTGACCCCGGCAGACCACGCCGGTACCACGGTGCGCATGACTCAGGACCGCCGCTTGATCATCCGCAATACCTACAAGCATGTCCCCAAGTACGGCCAAAGTACCAACGATGCCATGCGCGATAGTGTGCGCAAGGATCACCGCAAAGCCTTCCTGACGCGGTTTCCGCAGCTCGCCGAAGTGCCTTTCAGCCATACCTGGGGCGGCGTTTACGCCATCTCGCGCAACTTCACCAACTTCTTTGGCGAACTGGAGAAAGGTGTCTACGCCTCAGCTTGCGATAACGGCGTCGGCGCGGCCTGGGGCACCATTTCAGGCACCTTGCTCGCGGACCTCGCCGTGGGTGCCGATTCAGCGCAACTGCGCGACATTCAGGCCGTCACTGGCATGCCTTCACTCAACCCGCCGGAACCCTTTCTCGGCCTCGGTGTGCGTTCACGTATCCGCCTGGCGGCCTGGAACAGTCGGAGTGAGCTATGA
- a CDS encoding ethanolamine utilization protein EutQ, which yields MSKVVTGKGPVLRVDHHDLEFTQRGGPPGAAYVARAISNEISPNIGVGFARWEGAEVAWTLLYDEVIFVIEGCFELQANGELYRVEPGQLLWIPEGTELVYGGHALFGYVVQPGDWKQRHGLA from the coding sequence ATGAGCAAGGTCGTTACTGGAAAAGGCCCCGTGCTGCGGGTCGACCATCATGATCTGGAGTTCACGCAGCGTGGTGGTCCCCCCGGTGCCGCCTATGTCGCCCGTGCGATCAGCAATGAAATATCGCCAAATATCGGGGTCGGCTTTGCCCGTTGGGAGGGCGCTGAAGTGGCGTGGACCCTGCTGTATGACGAGGTGATCTTCGTCATCGAAGGCTGCTTCGAATTGCAGGCCAACGGTGAGCTGTACCGGGTTGAACCGGGACAGTTGCTGTGGATTCCCGAAGGCACCGAACTGGTCTATGGCGGCCATGCGTTGTTCGGGTATGTGGTTCAGCCTGGCGACTGGAAACAGCGGCACGGTTTAGCCTGA
- a CDS encoding MFS transporter, with protein MLGLTKAFGALYLSSLLMQLGSTLLMTYLALRLNAGGGAETWSGALMAANALGMVLGGKVGHYLIERVGHIRSYVTCAGGIAAAVLAHEFSSALPFWLLLRALVGVAMMCQFMVLESWLNDQARTEQRGSVLALYMVASYVGMMLGQLALSLNGDLGIHALLGVAIAFALSLVPVALTRCPHPTPILAAPVDVKLFLRRIPQSLVTLVVSGMMTGGFYGLASIYASQQGLDTVEIGQFMALVIGAGLLAQLPLGWLSDRLPRASLIRAVAVLLMLVTLPLGFCQSPSFNTLMLFGAGIGFLQFCLYPLGVALANDNIEPQLRVSLASVLLVAFGVGAGIGPLLAGSLMEHFGASSLYFFFAACAALLVVFVGQGKVTGEHLQEDAPLHHPSTPNGLASSSLVAVVESVGANAQSSQCDRVINETEIATALNCP; from the coding sequence GTGCTTGGACTGACGAAGGCGTTCGGCGCCCTGTATCTGAGCAGCTTATTGATGCAGTTGGGTTCGACCCTGTTGATGACCTACCTGGCGCTGCGCCTGAACGCGGGGGGTGGGGCCGAGACGTGGAGCGGTGCATTGATGGCCGCCAACGCCTTGGGCATGGTGTTGGGAGGCAAAGTCGGGCACTACCTGATTGAGCGGGTCGGACACATCCGCAGTTACGTCACCTGCGCTGGCGGGATTGCCGCGGCAGTGCTGGCTCATGAATTCAGTAGTGCCTTGCCATTTTGGCTGCTGCTGCGAGCGCTGGTGGGGGTGGCCATGATGTGTCAGTTCATGGTGTTGGAAAGTTGGCTCAACGATCAGGCTCGGACTGAACAGCGCGGCAGCGTGCTGGCCCTCTATATGGTTGCCAGCTACGTTGGCATGATGCTTGGTCAGCTGGCACTGAGTCTCAATGGCGACTTGGGGATCCATGCGTTGCTTGGCGTGGCCATCGCTTTTGCGTTGAGCCTGGTGCCGGTGGCGTTGACCCGCTGCCCGCATCCGACGCCCATCCTTGCGGCGCCTGTCGACGTTAAATTGTTCCTGCGTCGAATACCGCAGTCGTTAGTGACCCTGGTGGTGTCGGGCATGATGACGGGTGGCTTTTACGGTCTGGCCTCGATCTATGCCAGTCAGCAGGGACTCGATACGGTCGAAATTGGTCAGTTCATGGCCTTGGTGATTGGGGCCGGATTACTGGCCCAGCTACCCTTGGGCTGGCTTTCGGATCGATTGCCACGTGCCAGCTTGATTCGCGCTGTGGCAGTGCTGCTGATGCTCGTCACGCTGCCGCTGGGTTTTTGTCAAAGCCCTTCGTTCAACACCCTGATGCTGTTCGGTGCAGGGATAGGCTTTTTGCAGTTTTGCCTGTATCCGCTCGGTGTGGCACTGGCCAACGACAATATTGAGCCGCAATTGCGTGTTTCATTGGCCAGCGTGTTGTTGGTGGCGTTTGGTGTGGGTGCCGGCATCGGTCCGCTGCTGGCCGGTTCACTGATGGAGCACTTCGGCGCATCGAGTCTTTATTTCTTCTTCGCTGCCTGCGCTGCGCTGCTTGTCGTGTTTGTAGGGCAGGGCAAGGTCACCGGTGAGCATTTGCAAGAGGATGCTCCCCTTCATCACCCGTCAACGCCCAATGGCCTGGCCAGTTCCAGTCTGGTGGCGGTTGTCGAGTCGGTCGGGGCAAACGCCCAGAGCTCGCAGTGCGACAGAGTGATCAACGAGACTGAAATCGCCACCGCGCTGAATTGTCCATGA
- a CDS encoding Xaa-Pro peptidase family protein, with amino-acid sequence MFENKNKYRTGDDSTQPLHNPVTLETLLSARTYRLQRVRDQLLARDCAAILLYDPVNIRYATDTSNMQVWTLHNFARYALVFANGPVILWEFHNCEHLHEGISLIDEVREAVSWSYFGAGSRISEKAAIWAREIVEVVGEHAGANARLAVDKADFEGLELLQAEGLSLVEGHSLMEEARKIKSASELELMRWTIEVCEKGIQRMHDEQRPGMTENQLWAWLHYENIRHGGEWIETRLLASGPRTNPWMQESSDRVMQEGEIISFDTDLIGPYGYCADISRAWTVGHVAPTAEQRKLYALAHEQIQHNMALLRPGLSHHEFVQRSWDIPQPYQHNRYCCVVHGVGLADEYPALAHKGIDWENSGYDGVFEENMVICVESYMGERGGREGIKLEQQVLITQNGCEVLSHYPWQEDWL; translated from the coding sequence ATGTTCGAAAATAAGAATAAGTACCGTACGGGCGATGACTCCACGCAACCCTTGCACAACCCGGTCACGCTGGAAACGCTGCTATCGGCGCGTACCTACCGCCTGCAGCGGGTGCGCGATCAGTTACTGGCGCGCGATTGTGCCGCCATCCTGCTCTATGATCCGGTCAATATCCGCTATGCCACTGACACCTCGAACATGCAGGTGTGGACCTTGCATAACTTCGCTCGTTACGCGTTGGTGTTTGCCAATGGGCCCGTGATCCTGTGGGAGTTCCACAATTGCGAACACCTGCATGAGGGCATCAGTCTGATCGATGAAGTGCGCGAAGCGGTCAGTTGGAGTTATTTCGGTGCCGGTTCGCGCATATCCGAGAAGGCTGCCATTTGGGCCCGAGAAATTGTCGAGGTGGTGGGTGAGCACGCTGGTGCCAACGCGCGTCTGGCCGTGGATAAGGCAGACTTCGAAGGGCTTGAGCTACTCCAAGCTGAGGGGTTGAGCCTGGTCGAGGGGCACAGTCTGATGGAGGAGGCGCGCAAGATCAAATCAGCTTCCGAACTGGAGCTGATGCGCTGGACCATCGAGGTTTGCGAGAAAGGCATTCAGCGCATGCATGATGAGCAGCGTCCAGGCATGACCGAGAACCAACTGTGGGCCTGGCTTCACTACGAGAATATCCGACACGGTGGAGAGTGGATCGAAACCCGCCTGCTCGCTTCCGGACCTAGAACTAACCCGTGGATGCAGGAGTCAAGCGATCGGGTGATGCAGGAAGGTGAAATCATTTCCTTCGACACGGATCTGATCGGCCCCTATGGCTATTGCGCGGATATCTCGCGAGCTTGGACCGTCGGTCACGTTGCCCCTACGGCCGAGCAGCGCAAGCTGTATGCGCTGGCCCATGAACAGATTCAGCACAACATGGCGCTCTTGCGCCCTGGCCTGAGCCATCACGAGTTCGTTCAGCGATCCTGGGACATTCCACAGCCCTATCAGCACAACCGTTACTGCTGTGTAGTGCACGGTGTTGGTTTGGCGGATGAATATCCGGCACTGGCGCATAAAGGCATTGATTGGGAAAACAGTGGTTATGACGGTGTTTTCGAAGAGAATATGGTGATTTGCGTGGAAAGTTACATGGGCGAGCGAGGAGGGAGGGAAGGTATAAAACTTGAACAGCAAGTTTTAATTACCCAAAACGGCTGCGAGGTGCTTTCACATTATCCGTGGCAGGAGGACTGGTTGTAA
- a CDS encoding BCCT family transporter translates to MKELVVDEGSYSRAFNTRILGLNIHRVIFPVSFLIVLALVLVALHDPITFSQSLEGAKGWILKNCDWFIMIMGNLAVLFCAGVAISPFGKIRLGGKEATPEFSTLSWFSMLFAAGMGVGLLYWGVAEPVAQYTAWWKTPLNVLATTPQAEHAAMGATIFHWGFHPWAIYLTSALVVGFFAFNKGLPFALSSGLQPLIGKAHRGLPGQLVDVFTVVLTVFGLATSLGLGAMQSTAGISQVLGIPNSFGLQLLFILVVTGLAGFSLWRGMDAGVKLLSNINMLLALGLFILVVIGIGVSTFFSGVLSTTVDYVEFFLPLSNWVNRPDQDWFHGWTVFYWAWWCTWGPLVGVFVARVSRGRTLRQMVGVVMLVPTLVAIAWFTAFGAGAIDQVISGSGSLAAGLTDVNMAIFQFLQMLPMPLISSGLVVILLVIFMVTSMDSGALVVDNLAAGGDPDTSPVQRVLWLVMIALVTITLFVIGGDTALKGIQAGAVAMGLPFMVLMLLLMIGFVKALAKEPRD, encoded by the coding sequence ATGAAAGAGTTAGTTGTCGATGAAGGATCCTATTCTCGAGCGTTCAATACCCGAATATTAGGATTGAATATTCATCGGGTTATTTTTCCTGTTTCATTCTTGATTGTATTGGCGCTGGTTTTAGTGGCATTGCATGACCCGATAACCTTCAGCCAGTCCCTGGAGGGGGCCAAAGGCTGGATCCTGAAGAACTGCGACTGGTTCATAATGATCATGGGCAATCTGGCCGTGCTGTTTTGCGCCGGGGTGGCCATTTCACCTTTTGGTAAAATTCGCTTGGGTGGCAAGGAGGCTACGCCGGAGTTCAGCACACTGTCCTGGTTTTCGATGCTGTTTGCCGCCGGGATGGGTGTTGGCCTTCTGTATTGGGGCGTGGCTGAGCCGGTAGCACAATACACAGCTTGGTGGAAAACGCCACTCAATGTCCTTGCGACCACCCCGCAGGCCGAGCATGCAGCAATGGGTGCGACGATCTTTCACTGGGGCTTTCATCCTTGGGCCATCTACCTGACCAGTGCGTTGGTGGTTGGCTTTTTTGCCTTTAACAAAGGCCTCCCATTTGCCCTTAGTTCGGGGCTGCAGCCATTGATTGGTAAAGCACATCGAGGGCTGCCAGGGCAGTTGGTGGACGTTTTTACTGTGGTGCTTACTGTGTTCGGCTTGGCCACCTCTCTAGGCCTCGGCGCCATGCAGTCGACTGCCGGTATCTCACAAGTACTGGGCATTCCCAACTCCTTTGGATTGCAGTTGTTGTTCATCTTGGTCGTGACTGGCCTCGCCGGATTTTCCCTATGGCGCGGCATGGATGCTGGAGTCAAGTTGCTAAGTAACATCAATATGTTGCTGGCGTTGGGCTTATTCATACTGGTCGTGATCGGTATTGGGGTGTCTACCTTTTTTTCTGGTGTGCTGAGTACGACCGTTGATTATGTCGAGTTCTTCCTGCCGCTGAGTAACTGGGTCAATCGTCCAGACCAGGATTGGTTCCATGGATGGACGGTGTTCTATTGGGCGTGGTGGTGCACATGGGGCCCATTGGTCGGTGTATTCGTTGCGCGTGTTTCCCGAGGCCGTACGCTCCGTCAGATGGTCGGTGTGGTGATGTTGGTGCCAACCCTGGTGGCTATCGCCTGGTTCACAGCGTTCGGAGCGGGCGCCATCGATCAAGTCATCTCCGGTAGTGGATCCCTCGCGGCCGGTCTAACCGACGTCAATATGGCGATCTTTCAGTTCCTCCAAATGCTTCCGATGCCGCTCATTAGCTCAGGACTGGTGGTCATTCTGCTGGTCATCTTTATGGTGACCTCCATGGACTCTGGCGCCTTGGTAGTCGACAACCTGGCCGCTGGCGGTGACCCGGACACTTCGCCAGTACAGCGGGTGCTTTGGTTAGTGATGATTGCATTAGTCACCATCACGCTGTTCGTAATCGGTGGCGACACCGCGCTGAAAGGCATCCAGGCCGGTGCAGTGGCCATGGGGTTACCGTTCATGGTGCTGATGCTGTTGCTAATGATCGGCTTTGTTAAAGCGCTGGCCAAGGAGCCTCGTGACTAA
- a CDS encoding LysR substrate-binding domain-containing protein produces the protein MARTACEIIDIKRSSLQIACAPARGLSFLPRVISAFLEMHEHAQITLVVQFSREVVDAIVGERCDVGFIAQPNAYPCPRGEKIIQLSLRYALPFDHGLRDKAVIVPQDLEGECFISYPHAVASRQHIDSIFAAYGVERRMNLETQLSMPMCKFVGLGAGVALVNPISALEYSGEKVIFRPFEPIIEIDFSMLVPQQKKNSKFHESFLQHVRGFVAREVTFN, from the coding sequence ATTGCCCGCACGGCGTGTGAAATCATTGATATCAAGCGCAGCTCACTTCAGATAGCCTGCGCTCCGGCACGGGGATTGTCGTTTTTGCCGCGTGTCATCAGTGCGTTTCTCGAAATGCATGAGCACGCACAAATAACCCTGGTAGTTCAATTTTCCAGAGAAGTGGTGGACGCGATTGTGGGCGAACGATGCGATGTCGGGTTTATTGCTCAACCCAACGCTTATCCCTGCCCACGTGGCGAGAAGATTATTCAGTTATCTCTGCGATACGCCCTGCCCTTCGATCACGGACTACGCGACAAGGCGGTGATCGTCCCGCAGGACCTTGAGGGGGAGTGCTTTATTTCCTATCCGCACGCAGTCGCCTCGCGTCAACACATCGACTCTATCTTTGCCGCGTATGGGGTGGAGCGCAGGATGAACCTTGAAACCCAGCTCTCGATGCCAATGTGTAAGTTCGTTGGACTGGGGGCGGGAGTCGCCTTGGTGAATCCCATCAGCGCACTTGAATACAGTGGAGAAAAAGTCATTTTTCGCCCCTTCGAACCGATCATCGAAATTGACTTCAGTATGCTAGTACCGCAGCAGAAAAAAAACTCGAAGTTTCACGAGAGCTTCCTTCAACATGTCAGGGGGTTTGTTGCACGTGAGGTGACCTTCAACTGA